The proteins below come from a single Mytilus edulis chromosome 5, xbMytEdul2.2, whole genome shotgun sequence genomic window:
- the LOC139523365 gene encoding transcription factor Maf-like, with amino-acid sequence MEPDQHLANDYITDFDLDQLLDASEVKKEIEDRYSNCCKRSDVSSRSGSSGATTPCSDLSVPPSPTYSDEVPSPSDSNSSVFSGLNWLTQSVFETDMKLKTSFSNSQKSTQSLEEEIDEDVDCLISSSPEFVQNFSKYLVSGAEAGKQSLSRRGMLEDKAAPTKIPSIKRSLSHSSTSSTKSKTEESLNSLEDEELVALPVRELNRRLQGLPKEDVVKLKQKRRTLKNRGYAQNCRSKRMHQRQSLEVTNKTLESQVRQLQRQQAVLMRECRFYKQQCEILRAKCSGVSVKRDSEGSFSSYPSSPDCQ; translated from the coding sequence ATGGAACCCGACCAACATCTTGCGAATGATTATATTACCGATTTCGACTTGGATCAGTTATTGGATGCTTCCGAAGTAAAGAAGGAAATAGAAGATAGGTATAGCAACTGTTGTAAACGAAGTGATGTGTCCTCGCGAAGTGGATCTTCAGGAGCGACCACACCTTGCTCAGATTTGAGTGTACCCCCTTCTCCAACTTACAGCGACGAGGTTCCAAGTCCTTCAGATAGTAATTCTAGTGTATTTAGCGGTCTTAACTGGCTTACTCAAAGTGTGTTTGAGACTgacatgaaattaaaaacaagcTTTAGCAATAGTCAAAAGTCCACACAAAGTCTGGAGGAAGAAATTGATGAAGATGTAGATTGTTTGATATCATCCAGTCCTGAATTTGTTCAAAACTTTAGTAAATATTTGGTTTCTGGTGCAGAAGCTGGGAAGCAATCATTAAGTCGTCGGGGCATGCTGGAGGACAAGGCAGCACCAACCAAAATTCCTTCAATAAAAAGATCTCTTAGTCATTCAAGTACAAGTTCAACTAAATCCAAAACAGAAGAAAGTCTTAATTCACTTGAAGATGAAGAACTAGTTGCACTACCAGTGAGAGAACTCAATCGTCGTCTTCAAGGATTACCTAAAGAAGATGTAgtaaaactgaaacaaaaaagACGAACATTAAAAAATAGAGGCTATGCTCAAAATTGTCGTTCTAAACGAATGCATCAACGTCAAAGTTTAGAGGTGACTAATAAAACATTAGAAAGTCAAGTTCGTCAACTTCAGAGACAGCAAGCTGTATTGATGCGCGAGTGCCGGTTCTACAAGCAGCAGTGTGAAATTCTCAGGGCAAAGTGCAGTGGTGTAAGTGTTAAACGTGACAGTGAAGGTTCTTTCTCAAGTTACCCAAGTTCTCCCGATTGTCAGTAA